From one Rosa rugosa chromosome 4, drRosRugo1.1, whole genome shotgun sequence genomic stretch:
- the LOC133745627 gene encoding glycerate dehydrogenase: protein MAKPVSIEVYNPNGKYRVVSTKPMPGTRWINLLVEQDCRVEICTQKKTILSVEDIIALIGDKCDGVIGQLTEDWGETLFSALSRAGGKAFSNMAVGYNNVDVNAANKYGVAVGNTPGVLTETTAELAASLSVSAARRIVEADEFMRAGLYDGWLPNLFVGNLLKGQTVGVIGAGRIGSAYARMMVEGFKMNLIYYDLYQATRLEKFVTAYGQFLQANGESPVTWKRAASMDEVLREADVISLHPILDKTTYHLINKERLATMKKEAVLINCSRGPVVDEVALVEHLKQNPMFRVGLDVFEDEPYMKPGLADLKNAIVVPHIASASKWTREGMATLAALNVLGKIKGYPVWSDANRVEPFLNENAPPPAASPSIVNSKALGLPVSRL, encoded by the exons ATGGCCAAACCAGTTtcaattgaagtgtacaacccAAATGGGAAGTACAGAGTTGTTAGCACAAAACCCATGCCTGGAACTCGCTGGATCAATCTCTTAGTTGAACAAGACTGTAGAGTTGAG ATATGCACCCAGAAGAAAACCATTCTATCTGTTGAGGATATCATCGCCCTGATTGGTGACAAGTGTGATGGAGTAATTGGGCAG TTGACAGAAGATTGGGGTGAGACTTTGTTCTCAGCACTGAGCAGAGCTGGAGGTAAAGCTTTCAGTAACATGGCTGTTGGGTATAACAATGTTGATGTCAATGCTGCTAACAAGTATGGAGTTGCTGTTGGAAACACTCCT GGAGTACTTACAGAAACTACAGCAGAGCTGGCAGCTTCACTCTCAGTATCAGCTGCTAGGAGAATAGTGGAAGCAGATGAGTTTATGAGGGCTGGTTTATATGATGGATGGCTTCCCAATCT GTTTGTGGGAAACTTGCTAAAAGGGCAGACCGTTGGTGTGATTGGAGCTGGTCGTATAGGGTCTGCATATGCCAGAATGATG GTTGAAGGTTTCAAGATGAACCTAATTTACTATGATCTGTACCAGGCTACACGACTAGAAAAGTTTGTTACAG CTTATGGTCAGTTCCTACAAGCCAATGGTGAAAGCCCTGTGACTTGGAAAAGAGCGGCAAGCATGGATGAGGTGCTCCGAGAAGCAGATGTG ATAAGCCTTCACCCGATTCTTGATAAAACCACTTATCATCTGATCAACAAGGAAAGATTAGCAACAATGAAGAAG GAAGCAGTCCTTATTAACTGTAGCAGAGGGCCTGTGGTTGATGAGGTTGCTCTTGTGGAGCATTTGAAACAAAATCCCATGTTTCGAGTTGGTCTTGACGTCTTTGAG GATGAGCCTTACATGAAACCTGGGCTTGCCGACCTGAAGAATGCCATCGTGGTACCTCACATTGCTTCTGCTTCCAAG TGGACTCGAGAAGGAATGGCAACGTTGGCTGCTCTGAATGTCCTG GGTAAAATCAAAGGATATCCAGTTTGGTCTGATGCGAACCGGGTAGAACCATTCCTGAATGAGAATGCTCCACCACCAGCTGCCAGTCCTAGCATTGTTAACTCCAAGGCCTTGG GATTACCAGTTTCAAGGCTTTGA